The following DNA comes from Gemmatimonadota bacterium.
CCCGAGGTCGCCGTGATTGCTGTCCGCCGCCCGTGGCTTACCCCGTTGCTCCTGCTGTGCGCCCTGGTCGCCACCGCCGCGCCCGCACAGCAGCCGACCATTCTCCCGAGCAGCTGGCGCTTCGCCGGCAAGGCACGAGTGGCCGAAGGCGACCACGCGATGGTCGCCTCCGGCTCGCCGATCGCAAGCGATGTCGGCCGCGACATCATCAAGCAAGGGGGCAATGCCGTCGATGCTGCCGTTGCCGTCGGCTTCGCACTCTCCGTGGTCCATTCGCAGGCCGGTAACATCGGCGGCGGTGGCTTCATGGTGATGCGGATGAAGAATGGCAAGGTGTACACACTCGACTATCGCGAGACCGCACCAGCGAAGGCCTCGCGTGACATGTATCTCGATGCCAAGGGCGAACCGTCGGAGAAGAGCCTCTATGGTGCGCTTGCGTCGGGCGTGCCGGGTTCGGTCGCGGGCATGCTCGAAGCACACCGGCGCTTCGGCCGGCTCTCGCTCACGCGAGTCATCACGCCGGCCATCAAGCTCGCCGCCGACGGCTACCTCGTCGATGACTATCGCTCGCGCTCGTTCCGGAGCGCGATGGACCGCCTCAAGCAGTACGATGGTTCGGCGAAGGCCTTCCTGGTCGATGGCAAGGAGCCGCAGCCGGGAACGATCTTCAAGCAACCCGATCTGGCGCGGACGCTGCGCGCGATTCGTGACCACGGGCGCGACGGCTTCTACAAGGGATGGGTCGCCAAGGCGATCGTCGACGAAATGGCGCGCGGCGGCGGCATCATCACCGCCCGGGACCTCGCGAGCTACACCGCCAAGTGGCGCGAGCCAATCAAGATCAACTACCGCGGCTTCACGATCTGGTCGATGCCACCGGCGTCGTCGGGTGGCGTGACTCTCGCGATGATCCTCAACGTCATGGAAGGGTATTCGCCGCTGCCGCCATTCGGCTCGACCGCCCTGCTGCACCGTGAAGCCGAAGCGATGCGGCGCGCGTTTACCGACCGGAACCGTTTCCTCGGCGACCCGGACTTCGAGAAGCTCGACCTCCCGCGCCTGCTGTCGAAGACGCACGCGGCCGAGATGCGCGCCGGGATCGATCCGCTGCACGCGACCCCGACCCCGGCCTTCGACCCGAGCATTCGCGACGGCAGCAGCACCACGCATTACTCGGTTGTCGACGCCGAAGGGAACGCGGTCTCCACCACCACGACACTGAACAATTCGTACGGGTCGCATGTCGTCGTCTCGGGCGCCGGCTTCCTGCTGAACGACGAGATGGACGATTTCGCTACGGCGCCAGGCAAGCCCAACATGTACGGCCTCGTGCAAGGCGAGATCAACGCCATCAAGCCGGGCAAGCGAATGCTCTCGGCGATGACGCCGAGCATCCTGGTCAATCCCCAGGGTTCGCTCGAGATGGTCGTGGGCACCCCGGGTGGACCGACCATCATCACCCAGGTGTACCATGTGCTGAGCAACTACATCGATCACCACATGACGCTGGCAGATGCCATTTCGGCGCCCCGCCTCCATCACCA
Coding sequences within:
- the ggt gene encoding gamma-glutamyltransferase is translated as MIAVRRPWLTPLLLLCALVATAAPAQQPTILPSSWRFAGKARVAEGDHAMVASGSPIASDVGRDIIKQGGNAVDAAVAVGFALSVVHSQAGNIGGGGFMVMRMKNGKVYTLDYRETAPAKASRDMYLDAKGEPSEKSLYGALASGVPGSVAGMLEAHRRFGRLSLTRVITPAIKLAADGYLVDDYRSRSFRSAMDRLKQYDGSAKAFLVDGKEPQPGTIFKQPDLARTLRAIRDHGRDGFYKGWVAKAIVDEMARGGGIITARDLASYTAKWREPIKINYRGFTIWSMPPASSGGVTLAMILNVMEGYSPLPPFGSTALLHREAEAMRRAFTDRNRFLGDPDFEKLDLPRLLSKTHAAEMRAGIDPLHATPTPAFDPSIRDGSSTTHYSVVDAEGNAVSTTTTLNNSYGSHVVVSGAGFLLNDEMDDFATAPGKPNMYGLVQGEINAIKPGKRMLSAMTPSILVNPQGSLEMVVGTPGGPTIITQVYHVLSNYIDHHMTLADAISAPRLHHQALPDRIQLESGGFAEAVMDSLKAMGHQIRLGGGGDVEGIVRLGKRWQGVSDPRLGGGPSGY